In the genome of Massilia sp. PAMC28688, one region contains:
- a CDS encoding DUF389 domain-containing protein — MIDRSIRGGARIGGTNLWVLFFAILIASVGLNVNSTAVVIGAMLISPLMGPLLAIGYGAGISDSHLIRNAGRGLGVFVLLSVFTSTVYFYLSPLSEAHTELLARTSPTLWDVLIAFFGGCAGIIAHTRRDVSTIIPGAAIATALMPPLCTVGYGLANGHWNFAAGAAYLFVINAFFIALATYLFVKLLRLPEHKEADPRRRLRVHLAIGVCMLTLTVPSGFLAYRLVQDQLFLAASRDVSAALERQRGVLVLSKETSLKERRLSIVIGGNPVSPAEQARLQQRLQSKGFVRATLQIRSVGEKLDVIALREQLRRELQADRAVPEAAEDKAFNAMRIELAKANLQRSLQAQVIRELLAAYPDIKTIAVGDGVSGSRDGQVVEAGGDGAGAGAGDTQAGGPVLVLAIEATPALAQEDLVRIRAGLAARFPDRAVAVQQAAPPAPVRQVARKVNRRGS; from the coding sequence GTGATCGACCGCAGTATCCGCGGCGGCGCGCGAATCGGCGGCACCAACCTGTGGGTGCTTTTCTTTGCCATCCTGATTGCGTCGGTTGGCCTCAATGTGAATTCGACCGCCGTGGTGATCGGCGCCATGCTGATCTCGCCCCTGATGGGCCCGCTGCTGGCCATTGGCTACGGCGCAGGCATCAGCGATTCACACCTGATCCGCAATGCGGGCCGCGGCCTGGGCGTGTTCGTTCTGCTCAGCGTGTTCACGTCGACCGTGTACTTCTATCTGAGCCCTTTGTCTGAAGCCCACACCGAACTGCTGGCGCGCACCTCGCCCACCCTGTGGGACGTGCTGATCGCCTTTTTTGGCGGCTGTGCGGGAATCATTGCCCACACCCGCAGAGATGTCTCGACCATCATTCCAGGCGCTGCCATTGCAACGGCTCTGATGCCGCCGCTGTGCACGGTCGGATACGGCCTGGCCAATGGCCACTGGAATTTTGCCGCAGGCGCCGCCTACCTGTTCGTGATCAACGCCTTTTTCATTGCCCTGGCCACCTACCTGTTCGTCAAGCTGCTTCGCCTGCCGGAACACAAGGAAGCGGACCCGCGCCGCCGGCTGCGCGTGCACCTTGCCATTGGCGTGTGCATGCTCACGCTGACCGTGCCCAGCGGCTTTCTCGCTTATCGCCTGGTGCAGGACCAGCTGTTCCTGGCCGCGAGCAGGGATGTCAGCGCGGCACTGGAACGGCAGCGGGGCGTGCTGGTGTTGTCGAAAGAAACGTCGCTGAAGGAACGCCGGCTTTCCATCGTCATCGGCGGCAACCCGGTTTCGCCCGCCGAACAGGCCCGGCTGCAGCAGCGCCTGCAAAGCAAGGGATTTGTCCGGGCCACGCTGCAAATCCGCAGCGTGGGCGAAAAGCTGGACGTGATCGCGCTGCGGGAACAGTTGCGGCGCGAACTGCAGGCCGATCGCGCCGTGCCTGAAGCGGCAGAGGACAAAGCCTTCAATGCCATGCGCATCGAATTGGCAAAGGCAAACCTGCAGCGCTCCTTGCAGGCACAAGTGATCCGCGAACTGCTGGCAGCCTATCCTGACATCAAAACCATTGCGGTGGGTGACGGGGTGAGCGGGTCACGCGATGGGCAAGTGGTCGAAGCCGGCGGGGACGGCGCGGGCGCGGGCGCGGGTGATACTCAGGCAGGTGGCCCGGTCCTGGTCCTGGCCATCGAGGCCACACCGGCCTTGGCGCAGGAAGACCTGGTGCGTATCCGTGCCGGCCTGGCTGCGCGCTTTCCCGACCGCGCCGTCGCCGTTCAGCAAGCGGCGCCGC
- a CDS encoding pyruvate, water dikinase regulatory protein, whose protein sequence is MTTEPRPPLPTSARTVFFVSDGTGITAETFGHAVLTQFDLRFRQIRLPFIDTLEKAYDAARKINETYAVDNQHPIVFSTLVKPDLSAVIRKAHGMHMDLIQTFVAPLEQELGVKSTHTIGRSHNVVDSEEYKNRIEAINFSLAHDDGQSHKNLAQADVILVGVSRSGKTPTSLYLAMQYGIKAANYPLIPDDFERGKLPSSLPPFRAKIFGLSITPERLSEIRHERRAGSKYASIENCRYEVNEAELMMKREGIRWLSSTTKSIEEIATTILQEIKPDRRDY, encoded by the coding sequence ATGACAACAGAACCGCGCCCGCCCCTTCCCACCTCCGCCCGCACCGTTTTCTTTGTGTCGGACGGCACCGGCATTACCGCGGAAACCTTTGGCCACGCCGTATTGACGCAGTTCGATCTGCGCTTTCGCCAGATTCGCCTGCCCTTCATCGATACGCTGGAAAAGGCCTACGATGCCGCGCGCAAGATCAATGAAACCTACGCCGTCGACAACCAGCATCCGATCGTGTTTTCCACGCTCGTCAAGCCCGATTTGTCGGCCGTGATCCGCAAGGCGCACGGCATGCACATGGACCTGATCCAGACTTTCGTGGCGCCGCTGGAGCAGGAACTGGGCGTCAAGTCGACCCATACCATCGGCCGTTCGCATAACGTGGTCGACAGTGAGGAATACAAGAACCGCATCGAAGCCATCAACTTCTCGCTCGCGCACGACGATGGCCAGTCGCACAAGAACCTGGCGCAGGCCGATGTGATCCTGGTAGGCGTTTCGCGCTCGGGCAAGACGCCTACCAGCCTGTATCTGGCGATGCAGTACGGGATCAAGGCTGCCAATTACCCACTCATCCCCGACGATTTCGAGCGCGGCAAGCTGCCATCATCGCTGCCGCCATTTCGGGCCAAGATTTTCGGCCTGAGCATTACGCCGGAACGCTTGTCGGAGATTCGCCACGAGCGTCGCGCCGGCAGCAAGTACGCATCCATCGAAAACTGCCGCTATGAAGTCAACGAGGCAGAATTGATGATGAAGCGCGAAGGCATACGCTGGCTGTCGTCGACCACCAAGTCGATCGAGGAAATCGCGACCACCATCTTGCAGGAGATCAAGCCGGACCGGCGCGATTATTGA
- the ppsA gene encoding phosphoenolpyruvate synthase, giving the protein MTDVESVGGKNASLGEMISQLAAAGVRVPGGFATTADAFRDFLTHGVNGGPSLADRIATRLEGLDIDDVRSLAAAGAEIRQWIVETPFQERLEQEIRAFYERLVADSETEMSFAVRSSATAEDLPDASFAGQQETFLNVVGIDNILEAMKHVFASLYNDRAISYRVHKGFTHAEVALSAGVQRMVRSDLGAAGVMFTLDTESGFKDVVFVTSSYGLGETVVQGAVNPDEFYVHKPMLEQGKSPVIRRNIGSKLLKMEFTAEAKAGRSVRTVDVPIELRNRYSLTDEEVVELAKYAVIIENHYGRPMDIEWGKDGRDGKLYILQARPETVKSQQKSTDAQQRFKLKGTGTVLVSGRAIGQKIGAGPVRVISDPSEMERVQPGDVLVADMTDPNWEPVMKRASAIVTNRGGRTCHAAIIARELGVPAVVGCGDATEILKDGTFVTVSCAEGDEGMIYDGLLETEVTETARGELPPIATKIMMNVGNPQLAFDFQSIPNGGVGLARLEFIINNNIGVHPKAILEYPNIDADLKKAVESVARGHASPKAFYIDKLAEGIATIAAAFWPKPVIVRLSDFKSNEYKKLIGGSRYEPDEENPMLGFRGAARYLSEDFAESFEMECSAMKRVRNDMGLTNVEIMVPFVRTLGQAEKVVNLLAKNGLKRGENGLRLIMMCEVPSNAILAKEFLEHFDGFSIGSNDLTQLTLGLDRDSGMALLAADFDERDPAVKAMLSMAIKACREQGKYIGICGQGPSDHPDFAAWLMEQGIESMSLNPDSVIDTWQKLAAMK; this is encoded by the coding sequence ATGACCGATGTGGAATCGGTCGGCGGCAAGAACGCCTCGCTTGGCGAAATGATCAGCCAGCTGGCCGCGGCCGGCGTGCGCGTGCCCGGTGGCTTTGCCACCACGGCCGACGCCTTCCGCGATTTCCTGACCCATGGCGTCAATGGCGGCCCATCGCTGGCCGACCGCATCGCCACGCGCCTGGAAGGCCTCGATATTGACGACGTGCGTTCGCTGGCCGCCGCCGGCGCCGAGATTCGCCAGTGGATTGTCGAAACCCCGTTCCAGGAGCGCCTGGAGCAGGAGATTCGCGCGTTCTACGAGCGCCTGGTTGCCGATTCCGAGACCGAAATGTCGTTTGCCGTGCGCTCGTCCGCGACCGCCGAAGACTTGCCGGATGCATCGTTCGCAGGCCAGCAGGAGACCTTCCTGAACGTGGTCGGTATCGACAATATTCTGGAAGCGATGAAGCATGTGTTTGCGTCGCTGTACAACGACCGCGCCATCTCGTACCGCGTGCACAAGGGCTTTACCCACGCTGAAGTGGCACTGTCGGCCGGCGTGCAGCGCATGGTCCGTTCCGACCTGGGCGCGGCCGGCGTGATGTTTACGCTCGATACCGAGTCCGGCTTCAAGGATGTGGTGTTCGTCACTTCCAGCTACGGCCTGGGCGAAACGGTGGTGCAGGGCGCGGTCAATCCCGACGAATTCTACGTCCATAAGCCCATGCTGGAACAGGGCAAGTCGCCTGTCATCCGCCGCAATATCGGCTCCAAGCTGCTGAAGATGGAATTTACCGCGGAAGCGAAGGCTGGCCGCTCGGTGCGCACCGTCGATGTGCCGATTGAACTGCGCAACCGCTATTCGCTGACCGACGAAGAAGTGGTGGAACTGGCCAAGTACGCCGTCATCATCGAGAACCACTATGGCCGTCCTATGGACATCGAGTGGGGCAAGGATGGCCGCGACGGCAAGCTGTACATCCTGCAGGCGCGTCCGGAGACGGTCAAGTCGCAGCAGAAGTCGACCGACGCGCAGCAGCGCTTCAAGCTCAAGGGCACGGGCACGGTGCTGGTGTCGGGCCGCGCCATCGGCCAGAAGATTGGCGCCGGTCCCGTGCGCGTGATCAGCGACCCGTCGGAGATGGAGCGCGTGCAGCCGGGCGACGTGCTGGTGGCCGACATGACGGACCCCAACTGGGAACCGGTCATGAAGCGCGCTTCCGCCATTGTCACCAACCGCGGCGGCCGTACCTGCCACGCAGCGATCATCGCGCGTGAACTGGGCGTGCCCGCTGTCGTGGGCTGCGGCGACGCGACCGAGATCCTCAAGGACGGTACCTTCGTCACGGTATCTTGCGCCGAAGGCGACGAAGGCATGATCTATGACGGCCTGCTGGAAACGGAAGTGACGGAAACGGCGCGTGGCGAACTGCCCCCCATCGCCACCAAGATCATGATGAACGTCGGTAACCCGCAGCTGGCCTTCGACTTCCAGTCGATTCCCAACGGCGGCGTGGGCCTGGCCCGTCTTGAGTTCATCATCAACAACAACATCGGCGTGCATCCGAAAGCGATTCTGGAATATCCGAACATCGACGCTGACCTCAAGAAGGCAGTGGAATCGGTGGCACGCGGCCATGCTTCGCCAAAAGCCTTCTACATCGACAAGCTGGCCGAAGGCATCGCCACCATCGCCGCCGCCTTCTGGCCAAAGCCGGTGATCGTGCGCCTGTCGGACTTCAAGTCCAACGAATACAAGAAGCTGATCGGCGGTTCGCGCTACGAGCCGGATGAGGAAAACCCGATGCTGGGCTTCCGTGGCGCGGCGCGCTACCTGTCGGAAGACTTCGCGGAGTCGTTCGAGATGGAGTGCTCGGCCATGAAGCGCGTGCGCAACGACATGGGCCTGACCAACGTGGAGATCATGGTACCGTTCGTGCGTACCCTGGGCCAGGCAGAAAAGGTCGTGAACCTGCTGGCCAAGAATGGCCTCAAGCGTGGCGAGAACGGCCTGCGGCTGATCATGATGTGCGAAGTGCCATCGAACGCGATCCTGGCCAAGGAGTTCCTTGAACACTTTGACGGCTTTTCCATCGGTTCCAACGACCTGACCCAGCTCACCCTGGGCCTGGACCGCGACTCCGGCATGGCGCTGCTGGCAGCCGACTTTGACGAGCGCGATCCTGCCGTCAAGGCCATGCTGTCGATGGCAATCAAGGCTTGCCGCGAGCAGGGCAAGTACATCGGCATCTGCGGCCAGGGCCCTTCCGACCATCCTGACTTCGCGGCCTGGCTGATGGAGCAGGGTATCGAATCGATGTCGCTCAACCCTGACTCGGTGATCGACACCTGGCAGAAGCTGGCGGCCATGAAGTAA
- a CDS encoding NfeD family protein — translation MSEWMFWLALAGVLVVFELFTGTFYVLMIAIGIAAGGVAAMMGMSLPVQFLAAAIIGLAATGILHRSRFGRPLKSDPARDPNINLDIGQTIEVSSWSDGHARVPYRGALWDVDLAPGAIAQAGTYRIVEVQGSRLLVTNQ, via the coding sequence ATGAGTGAATGGATGTTCTGGCTGGCGCTCGCAGGCGTGCTGGTGGTGTTTGAACTGTTCACCGGCACGTTCTATGTGCTGATGATCGCCATCGGCATTGCCGCCGGCGGGGTGGCGGCCATGATGGGCATGTCGCTGCCGGTCCAGTTCCTGGCCGCTGCCATCATTGGCCTGGCTGCCACCGGCATTTTGCATCGCAGCCGCTTTGGGCGCCCGCTCAAGTCCGATCCCGCACGCGACCCCAACATCAACCTCGACATCGGCCAGACCATCGAGGTGTCATCCTGGTCTGACGGCCACGCGCGCGTGCCTTACCGCGGCGCGCTGTGGGATGTGGACCTGGCGCCCGGCGCCATCGCGCAAGCGGGCACCTATCGTATCGTGGAAGTGCAGGGCAGCCGCCTGCTCGTGACCAACCAATAG
- a CDS encoding SPFH domain-containing protein, whose protein sequence is MEPFGIVTLILLVIALVFVFKTINVVPQQHAWVVERLGKYHATLAPGLNIVIPFIDRIAYKHSLKEIPLDVPPQVCITRDNTQLQVDGILYFQITDAMRASYGSSNYLAAITQLAQTTLRSVIGKMELDKTFEEREHINTHIVNAIDESAANWGVKVLRYEIKDLTPPEAILHSMQAQITAEREKRALIAASEGRKQEQINIATGEREAAIARSEGEKQASINRAQGQAAAIIALAEANANALRQIAAAIDEPGGHDAVNLKVAEQYVNAFGNLAKTNNAIIVPANLSDISGLIASAMTIVKTQTAGPGVVVKHH, encoded by the coding sequence ATGGAACCGTTTGGCATCGTCACACTGATCCTGCTTGTCATCGCGCTGGTCTTCGTCTTCAAGACCATCAATGTCGTGCCCCAGCAGCACGCGTGGGTGGTCGAGCGTCTTGGCAAATACCACGCCACGCTGGCGCCGGGGCTGAACATCGTGATCCCCTTCATTGACCGCATCGCCTACAAGCATTCGCTCAAGGAGATCCCGCTCGACGTACCGCCCCAGGTCTGCATTACGCGCGATAACACGCAGCTGCAGGTGGACGGCATCCTGTACTTCCAGATCACCGATGCCATGCGCGCGTCCTACGGCTCGTCCAATTACCTGGCCGCGATCACCCAGCTGGCACAGACGACCCTGCGCTCGGTCATCGGCAAGATGGAGCTTGATAAAACCTTTGAAGAGCGCGAGCACATCAACACCCATATCGTCAACGCCATCGACGAGTCGGCCGCCAACTGGGGCGTCAAGGTGCTGCGCTACGAGATCAAGGACCTGACGCCGCCCGAGGCGATCCTGCATTCCATGCAGGCGCAGATCACGGCCGAGCGCGAAAAGCGCGCCCTCATCGCCGCCTCGGAAGGGCGCAAGCAGGAGCAGATCAATATTGCCACCGGCGAGCGCGAGGCGGCCATTGCCCGCTCCGAGGGCGAGAAGCAGGCATCGATCAACCGCGCCCAGGGCCAGGCGGCGGCGATCATTGCGCTGGCCGAGGCGAACGCCAATGCCCTGCGCCAGATCGCTGCAGCCATCGACGAGCCGGGCGGGCATGACGCGGTCAACCTCAAGGTGGCCGAGCAATATGTGAATGCCTTTGGCAACCTGGCCAAGACCAACAATGCCATCATCGTGCCGGCCAACCTGTCCGACATCAGCGGCCTGATTGCCAGCGCGATGACGATCGTGAAGACCCAAACAGCTGGCCCGGGTGTCGTCGTGAAACATCATTAA
- the lepB gene encoding signal peptidase I: MTRWLAANRGFVAFLILFGFFRTAIADWNPIPSGSMRPGLLEGDVVFVNRLAYNVKLPLTDTIVARTGEPQRGDVVTFSSPSDGTRTIKRIIALPGDVLEMRDERLIMNGVPASYALVEAVSEQAGQGHTVAQRVDEVLGTQRQRIQLMPAMPARRDFGPVVVPADHFLVLGDNRDNSADSRYFGFVPRKLLIGRAERILVSADIHGNWAPRGERFGMPLH, translated from the coding sequence ATGACACGCTGGCTGGCTGCAAACCGGGGCTTTGTCGCCTTTTTGATTCTGTTTGGCTTTTTCCGGACCGCGATTGCTGATTGGAATCCGATTCCGTCCGGTTCCATGCGGCCTGGCCTGCTGGAAGGGGATGTGGTCTTCGTTAACCGGCTCGCCTACAACGTCAAGCTGCCGCTGACGGACACCATCGTGGCGCGCACGGGCGAACCGCAGCGGGGCGATGTAGTGACGTTTTCCTCGCCGTCGGACGGCACCCGCACCATCAAACGCATCATCGCGCTGCCGGGCGACGTGCTGGAAATGCGCGATGAACGGTTGATCATGAACGGTGTTCCCGCCAGCTATGCGCTGGTGGAGGCGGTGAGCGAGCAGGCCGGCCAGGGTCACACCGTGGCCCAGCGCGTTGATGAAGTGCTGGGCACCCAGCGTCAGCGGATTCAGCTCATGCCTGCCATGCCCGCCCGGCGCGACTTTGGCCCGGTGGTGGTGCCCGCCGATCACTTCCTGGTTTTGGGAGACAACCGGGACAACAGCGCCGATTCCCGCTATTTTGGGTTCGTGCCGCGCAAGCTGTTGATCGGCCGGGCCGAGCGCATCCTGGTATCGGCCGACATCCATGGCAACTGGGCGCCGCGCGGCGAGCGCTTCGGCATGCCGCTGCACTAG
- a CDS encoding multidrug effflux MFS transporter encodes MQRLLTVILACLGMVGALAIDTYLPSFHAIGRDFQVSQVAVQQSLSIFLFTFAFMMLFYGTLSDSFGRRPVILTALGLYTAASIGAVFAPSYGWFLACRALQGLAAGAGSVIGQAIVQDRYAHDQPQAQRIMSHIMMVFGLAPAIAPILGGWLHVTFGWRATFVFLAVFGALLMLVVIKALPESLPREQRHAFHGLAIARNYLKVLKKPQFLLMSCAVGLAFGGLSLYIGSAANFIMVILHLPETAFGWLFIPMIGGMTIGSAWGGRAAARMAPRSMMWLGFAIMGTAGVINVAYNYIFAAEVPWVVLPLAIYTFGLAVALPPIQVAALMLFPDNRGLAASMLSFIQMMLFALVSGLVAPLLFDSAFKLACGVLASVVAGFACWRLSLLLASPAGVPVPGDRRA; translated from the coding sequence ATGCAGCGTCTGCTTACCGTGATTCTCGCTTGCCTGGGCATGGTCGGTGCCCTGGCCATCGATACCTATCTGCCATCTTTCCACGCCATCGGGCGCGACTTTCAGGTCAGCCAGGTGGCGGTCCAGCAAAGCCTCAGCATCTTCCTGTTCACCTTTGCCTTCATGATGCTGTTTTACGGCACCTTGTCGGATTCTTTCGGGCGCCGCCCCGTCATTCTCACCGCGCTCGGCCTGTACACGGCCGCATCGATTGGCGCCGTGTTTGCGCCCAGCTACGGCTGGTTCCTGGCGTGCCGCGCGCTGCAGGGCCTCGCTGCCGGCGCCGGGTCGGTCATCGGCCAGGCCATCGTGCAGGACCGCTACGCGCACGACCAGCCGCAGGCGCAGAGAATCATGTCGCACATCATGATGGTGTTCGGCCTGGCCCCGGCCATTGCCCCGATCCTGGGCGGCTGGCTGCATGTCACCTTCGGCTGGCGCGCCACCTTCGTGTTCCTTGCCGTGTTTGGCGCCTTGTTAATGCTGGTGGTGATCAAAGCCCTGCCGGAAAGCTTGCCGCGCGAGCAGCGCCACGCCTTCCACGGTCTGGCCATCGCCCGCAATTACCTGAAAGTGCTGAAAAAGCCCCAGTTCCTGCTGATGTCGTGCGCGGTGGGCCTGGCCTTTGGCGGCCTGTCGCTGTATATCGGTTCGGCCGCCAACTTCATCATGGTCATCCTGCACTTGCCGGAAACGGCATTTGGCTGGCTGTTCATCCCCATGATCGGCGGCATGACGATCGGCTCGGCGTGGGGCGGCAGGGCGGCAGCGCGCATGGCGCCGCGCAGCATGATGTGGCTGGGCTTTGCCATCATGGGCACGGCCGGGGTGATCAACGTTGCCTACAACTATATTTTCGCGGCAGAAGTGCCATGGGTGGTGTTGCCACTGGCAATCTACACCTTTGGCCTGGCAGTGGCCTTGCCGCCCATTCAAGTGGCGGCCTTAATGCTGTTTCCCGACAACCGGGGCCTGGCCGCCTCGATGCTGTCATTCATCCAGATGATGCTGTTTGCCCTGGTGTCCGGGCTGGTGGCGCCCCTGCTGTTTGACAGCGCCTTCAAGCTGGCCTGCGGGGTGCTGGCCAGCGTGGTGGCCGGCTTTGCGTGCTGGCGCCTGAGCCTGCTCCTGGCCAGCCCGGCTGGCGTGCCGGTGCCGGGCGACAGGCGCGCCTAG